One genomic region from Nymphalis io chromosome 18, ilAglIoxx1.1, whole genome shotgun sequence encodes:
- the LOC126775278 gene encoding glucose dehydrogenase [FAD, quinone]-like, with the protein MRNQHRTLTFKVALWVFFTIFIPTNTQFANPLASLMNFLQEGTNQLDNEPPDQTNLLSEYDFIVVGAGTAGCVIANRLTEIPEWKVLLVEAGINENFVMDIPIIANYLQFTNANWKYKTKPSDKYCAGFENKQCNWPRGKVVGGSSVLNYMIYTRGAAQDYNNWEAMGNEGWGWDEVLPYFKKIENFNIPSQDNPVYHGHDGYLNIEHAPYRTSKGKAWVKAAQELGFKYNDYNGANPAGVSFLQLSMKNGTRHSSSRAYLHPINKRNNLHLSKQSMVTKLILDTTKTKVIGVELEKRGKKYKILAKKEVIVSAGAINSPQLLMLSGIGPKEHLDSLNIPIVKDLPVGQNLMDHIAAGGVQFMVQQQNITLSTNYLLNHLELVFKWMQNHKGPLSIPGGCEALVFLDLKDKFNVTGWPDLELLFISGGLNSDPLLPRNFGFDEQIYSDTYASLGNNDLFMVFPMLMQPKSKGRVMLRNRNPKVHPTIIPNYFEYPEDLQKIVEGIKLSIEISRQVSMKKIGTKVYDVPIADCLKYGPFGSDAYFACQAQMFTFTIYHQSGTCKMGAKTDPTAVVDSRLRVHGISKLRVIDASIMPQIVSSHTNAPTFMIAEKGADMIKKDWGK; encoded by the coding sequence atgaGGAATCAGCATCGAACGCTGACGTTTAAGGTGGCGCTATGGGTATTCTTCACAATTTTTATACCAACTAACACTCAGTTCGCCAATCCTCTTGCATCACTAATGAATTTTCTTCAAGAAGGCACAAACCAGTTAGATAATGAACCTCCTGACCAGACAAACCTCCTCAGTGAATATGATTTTATAGTTGTTGGTGCAGGCACTGCGGGGTGTGTCATTGCCAATCGATTAACAGAAATACCCGAATGGAAAGTTTTACTGGTAGAAGCTGGTATTAATGAGAACTTCGTTATGGATATACCGATTATTGCAAATTATCTTCAATTTACTAACGCTAATTGGAAGTATAAGACAAAACCATCGGATAAATATTGCGCAGGTTTTGAGAATAAGCAATGTAATTGGCCACGTGGAAAAGTTGTTGGAGGATCtagtgtattaaattatatgatttataccAGAGGTGCAGCACAAGATTACAATAATTGGGAAGCAATGGGCAATGAAGGCTGGGGTTGGGATGAGGTCCTAccttatttcaaaaaaattgaaaactttaatatacCATCACAGGATAACCCTGTTTACCATGGTCATGatggatatttaaatattgaacatGCACCTTATCGTACTAGCAAAGGGAAGGCATGGGTGAAAGCCGCTCAAGAGTTAGGTTTCAAATATAACGATTACAATGGAGCTAATCCTGCCGGTGTATCTTTTCTACAACTTTCAATGAAAAATGGAACAAGACATAGCTCTAGTCGCGCTTATCTTCAtcctataaataaaagaaataatcttCATTTGTCTAAACAATCCATGGTTACAAAACTTATTCTGGATACAACTAAAACAAAAGTTATAGGCGTAGAACTAGAAAAACGgggcaaaaaatataaaattttagcaaAAAAAGAAGTCATAGTCTCGGCAGGTGCAATTAATTCTCCACAATTATTGATGCTTTCAGGAATAGGACCAAAAGAACATCTAGATTCTTTAAATATTCCCATTGTAAAAGATTTACCAGTAGGACAAAATCTAATGGACCACATTGCCGCTGGTGGAGTTCAATTTATGgtacaacaacaaaatataactctttctacaaattatttattaaatcatttagaATTAGTATTTAAGTGGATGCAAAATCATAAGGGACCATTATCCATTCCTGGTGGATGTGAAGCTTTAGTGTTTTTGGACTTAAAGGATAAATTCAATGTAACTGGGTGGCCTGATTTGGAGTTACTTTTTATAAGCGGTGGACTTAATTCTGATCCTCTGTTGCCACGAAACTTTGGTTTTGATGAACAAATCTATTCTGACACCTATGCCTCTTTAGGTAATAACGATCTTTTCATGGTGTTTCCTATGCTTATGCAACCTAAATCAAAAGGAAGAGTTATGTTACGAAACAGAAACCCTAAAGTACATCCGACAATCATTCCCAACTACTTTGAGTATCCCGAGGATTTGCAGAAAATAGTAGAAGGAATAAAATTATCCATTGAAATATCAAGGCAAGTATCGATGAAAAAAATAGGAACCAAAGTGTATGACGTGCCTATAGCCGACTGTTTGAAATATGGACCATTTGGCAGTGACGCGTACTTTGCATGTCAAGCGCAAATGTTCACATTTACAATTTATCACCAAAGTGGAACATGTAAGATGGGAGCTAAGACTGATCCTACAGCAGTAGTAGATTCTAGATTAAGAGTACACGGGATTTCTAAATTAAGAGTTATTGACGCTAGTATTATGCCTCAAATAGTGTCAAGTCATACAAATGCCCCTACATTTATGATAGCAGAAAAAGGCGCAGACATGATAAAAAAAGATTGGGGAAAGTAG